The Medicago truncatula cultivar Jemalong A17 chromosome 4, MtrunA17r5.0-ANR, whole genome shotgun sequence genome includes a region encoding these proteins:
- the LOC25480886 gene encoding FKBP12-interacting protein of 37 kDa isoform X2, whose amino-acid sequence MSSPTLDDEFDFGERVTGTRSDTVSHKRSSAEFDDGNFDNDPYGKKAKTTAEVEAASGVTTGMILSLRESLQDCKETLDSCLNELEDAQYEIQNWRSAFQNAPFIPAGTAPVPKLVINYLQALKSSVESLADQLEKAKKKEVAFIVTFAKREQEIAKLKSAVRDLKAQLKPTSMQARRFLLDPVIHEEFTRLKNLVAEKDTRLKELQDQMSAVKFTSQSKMGKLLMAKCKTLQEENEEIGLQASEGKMHELAMKLSLQKDQNSELRNQFEELQKHMDGLTNDVERSNETVFMLQGKVDEKDLEIERLKDELQQKKLRREQESNAGD is encoded by the exons ATGTCTTCTCCAACTCTCGACGAC GAATTTGATTTCGGAGAACGAGTTACCGGAACGCGTTCAG ATACTGTAAGTCATAAGAGGTCTTCTGCTGAATTTGATGATGGAAATTTTGATAATGATCCTTACGGAAAGAAG GCCAAAACGACAGCTGAAGTAGAAGCTGCTTCTGGTGTTACAACCGGAATGATTTTGTCTCTTCGCGAGAG TCTTCAAGACTGTAAGGAAACACTTGATTCGTGCTtg AATGAACTTGAGGATGCACAATACGAGATTCAGAATTGGCGCTCTGCATTTCAAAATGCACCATTCATACCTGCTGGGACCGCACCAG TACCCAAATTGGTGATTAATTACCTTCAAGCACTGAAATCATCAGTAGAGTCCTTAGCGGATCAG CTTGAAAAGGCAAAGAAAAAGGAAGTTGCATTCATTGTGACATTTGCTAAACGTGAGCAAGAGATAGCAAAGCTGAAG TCTGCTGTACGAGACCTCAAAGCTCAACTCAAGCCAACATCAATGCAG GCAAGAAGGTTCTTATTAGATCCAGTAATCCATGAAGAGTTCACGCGGTTAAAG AATTTAGTTGCGGAAAAGGACACAAGACTAAAGGAGTTGCAAGATCAAATGTCTGCTGTAAAATTTACTTCCCAAAGCAAGATGGGGAAGTTGCTAATGGCTAAATGTAAAACTCTGCAAGAGGAAAATGAAGAGATCGGGCTTCAAGCTTCTGAGGGAAAG ATGCATGAATTAGCAATGAAACTTTCATTGCAGAAAGATCAAAATTCAGAGCTCAGAAATCAATTTGAAG AGTTGCAGAAGCATATGGATGGATTGACCAATGATGTGGAAAGATCTAATGAAACG GTTTTCATGCTGCAAGGTAAAGTAGATGAGAAGGATCTAGAGATTGAAAGACTGAAAGATGAGTTGCAACAAAAAAAGCTCCGCAGAGAACAGGAGAGCAATGCCGGGGATTGA
- the LOC25480886 gene encoding FKBP12-interacting protein of 37 kDa isoform X1 — protein MSSPTLDDQEFDFGERVTGTRSDTVSHKRSSAEFDDGNFDNDPYGKKAKTTAEVEAASGVTTGMILSLRESLQDCKETLDSCLNELEDAQYEIQNWRSAFQNAPFIPAGTAPVPKLVINYLQALKSSVESLADQLEKAKKKEVAFIVTFAKREQEIAKLKSAVRDLKAQLKPTSMQARRFLLDPVIHEEFTRLKNLVAEKDTRLKELQDQMSAVKFTSQSKMGKLLMAKCKTLQEENEEIGLQASEGKMHELAMKLSLQKDQNSELRNQFEELQKHMDGLTNDVERSNETVFMLQGKVDEKDLEIERLKDELQQKKLRREQESNAGD, from the exons ATGTCTTCTCCAACTCTCGACGAC CAGGAATTTGATTTCGGAGAACGAGTTACCGGAACGCGTTCAG ATACTGTAAGTCATAAGAGGTCTTCTGCTGAATTTGATGATGGAAATTTTGATAATGATCCTTACGGAAAGAAG GCCAAAACGACAGCTGAAGTAGAAGCTGCTTCTGGTGTTACAACCGGAATGATTTTGTCTCTTCGCGAGAG TCTTCAAGACTGTAAGGAAACACTTGATTCGTGCTtg AATGAACTTGAGGATGCACAATACGAGATTCAGAATTGGCGCTCTGCATTTCAAAATGCACCATTCATACCTGCTGGGACCGCACCAG TACCCAAATTGGTGATTAATTACCTTCAAGCACTGAAATCATCAGTAGAGTCCTTAGCGGATCAG CTTGAAAAGGCAAAGAAAAAGGAAGTTGCATTCATTGTGACATTTGCTAAACGTGAGCAAGAGATAGCAAAGCTGAAG TCTGCTGTACGAGACCTCAAAGCTCAACTCAAGCCAACATCAATGCAG GCAAGAAGGTTCTTATTAGATCCAGTAATCCATGAAGAGTTCACGCGGTTAAAG AATTTAGTTGCGGAAAAGGACACAAGACTAAAGGAGTTGCAAGATCAAATGTCTGCTGTAAAATTTACTTCCCAAAGCAAGATGGGGAAGTTGCTAATGGCTAAATGTAAAACTCTGCAAGAGGAAAATGAAGAGATCGGGCTTCAAGCTTCTGAGGGAAAG ATGCATGAATTAGCAATGAAACTTTCATTGCAGAAAGATCAAAATTCAGAGCTCAGAAATCAATTTGAAG AGTTGCAGAAGCATATGGATGGATTGACCAATGATGTGGAAAGATCTAATGAAACG GTTTTCATGCTGCAAGGTAAAGTAGATGAGAAGGATCTAGAGATTGAAAGACTGAAAGATGAGTTGCAACAAAAAAAGCTCCGCAGAGAACAGGAGAGCAATGCCGGGGATTGA